A window of Anabas testudineus chromosome 7, fAnaTes1.2, whole genome shotgun sequence genomic DNA:
AccttttattattgttcttttagtttttatttacttgtgcGTGTTGTAAGGTGGCCCTTTGCCTCAGTGAGAGGAAATGGTGAACTCTTGGCTCAAAGAGTGTGCAAATGAACATGTTTCACTCTCGCTGAATGCTGGACAGGCATTGAAAAAGAGATTGTTTACATTCAGATGTTGGCCACCCGCTGCTTGCTTTTTCTTCCCTCCTGTTTTCCAATCACAGAGGAGACATGACCCATTTAAATGGTTGTTTACTTGCATTAGAAGAAGAGCCAAAGCACTTCTCAATGAACTCTTGTCTACAATTCAATTAGAGTGGCCTTCCCAGCAGCACAGTTTTCCACATTACACCATGCTCTCTGCTGCTCAAGTGCAATacttatatatgtataaatatgcaCACCAAAGAGCAGCAGTAGACGCACCTGTGCTCACAAAACTAATCCTTCATTTAGAGTTTGGGTTGTTGGACTAAACGGTGTTTTCACATAATAGAATGACCTGGCTATTGACCTAAATTACTCCTATTATCCATTGACATTGGCATAAAGTTACAATCTTAAAATTGGGTATAAGATGTTTTTAACCGGTAGGTTAAGGCTCTTCAGTAGCAAAACTGTATAAAAGTCCCAGTACAATTGTGGTCTGTTGTAATGGAGTTGATCAGATAAAGCACAGCAGGTCTTTGTCAGGCCAGACAGTTTATTAGTGCTCTTCCTGTTGCCATCAGACTACATTAGACATCGCTAgacttttattactttttatttattttttggattttttggtaattaattaacatttatcccatgtgtttgtttcatcGGTTTATTTGCTTTTCCAAATCAACCTTATCAGAAAAGTGTTATAAAGTTTTCAACTTCATTGTCAAGCAGTAAAGTCCCAAGTTGTTTTCTGTCAGGATGTCAAACACTTTTGTAGCTGCTTGAGAAGTGGTTAAAATTGGCATCATCATGGTATAACAAATTCATAAATCGAAAAGGTACATATTAAGTTATGTGAAAATATCAGTGTGTCATTGATATGTTTCACGATCCTATGTGGCTCTacagttttgtctttaaaatggGCCATGCAGGGCGAAATGGGTCATTTTCACACTATTTAGTGGATTACTCAACATGTCTAGTGTCTACAAATGCATATCTGTGAAATTCTAATTATGCAACTTGAATTTGTCGTAGCTAGGTGTAGTTAAACACCATTGGATCAGCCtatgggttttatttttgtggtttATAATACTAAAAAAAATCTTGCTTTGAAGCACAACTTATGAGCTTCACTTAAAAATTAGCCCTGGTGTCCTTAATGTAGATGACTTAAAAATGATAATGCTGGCCCATTggtacaattaaaaaaaaaaaatattagttgCATTTCATGTAGATTGCTGCGCATATGAAATAATATCTGGTTAAAATTATCCATGTATGTAATTTGAAGTAATGGTGGATATAATTTTCCCCACACAGTTTATTTTGAACTGTTTTTGGGTTAAAACACCAGCTATAGTAAAGTTATTTAGCAACATTAATCAAAAAATCTTTAAAAGTCCAATATTGGGATTAAATGTTTGTGCTTATTGGGTTTCCAGTACACTACAAATTCAGTTATGACCCAATACATTAAAGGGAAACATGTCATGGTATGAATGATATctaatacactgcctgtccaaaaaaagtcacgcactctaatatttagtttgaccacctttagttttgattacagcacgcattcACTGTGGTATCGGTTCGAAAAGCATCTGcattgtcacaacatttattctcgtgATGGGAGTCGGACCGCTACGCacagtcttctccagcacatcccaaagattctcaatgggtttaaggtctggactctgtggtggccaatccatgtgtgaaaatgttccATGCTGAACGTATTTCACAATTAAAGGgccgatgaatcctggcatttgtcatcttggaatatgccatcatagataaaaaaaaatccattgatggaataacctggtcattcagtatattcaggtcgtcggctgacctcattctttggacacataaagTTGCTGAGCCTAGaactgaccaactgcagcaaccacAGATCATAgtactgcccccacaggcttgtatgatgggtgcatcacttcacctgcctctcttcttaacctgatgcacccatcactcttGTACAAGGTAAATCTGGaatcatcagaccacatgaccttctcCCGTTGCTCCAGAGTCCGATCTTTATGCCCtctagcaaattgaagcctttttttaataatttgacccttgtgaaacagataaacatcttttccacgaccgCAGGATGCGTCTTCCATCAtagtttaagaaatgagaagctactgactgcatcagttagggttaaataacttgttgccagctgaaacataatcatccatgcagtaattataaAGTTGGAGGCTCTAACCTATTTCCTTGGTTAAATCCAGGTTGTCTTTTCTTTGTAGTAATTAAGTTTATGAGTGAGTAATAGAAACTTGTTAGTCTTGTCTTTCTTGGCTGACTTGACATTATAGGGAGGAAAAACAAGGCCGTAGAGTCTTGTTGTTCGCAAAGGCTTACACCTAATGTCCCACTATTCAAAATGTATGTCAATGttcaacaaaaaactaaactatagCGCTCTGTACAGTCAGAGTATGGTACAAGGGGCAGGTAACCAAAGCTGGTGTGGCTTCAGAACAAGTCTGCTTGAGTGACACAGAACAGCTATGTATTTTTGTATGTCAGTGTCTTGACTACAGATGTAGGTAATGAGGATGTTTTTAGCACATATACAGTGTAACTTAGTATTTGTCTTTACATCTCAGATTACTTATGTCTTGGGACACTGcccaatatatatttttacactaATCACATGAGGTTGcttaacagaaaacattaagtTCTCTGGTAAATGTACAACACtaacatttaaagaaacatatGATTAAATTACAGCAGATATGCTATAACAGGATGTACTTAAAATATGCCTTATGTTTAGCTTgcctctgttttcctgttttgtaagatttgtgttttctgactAATTAGATTAGGAAATAATTAACTTGTCTTTTCTGGTTTTATCTTCTCTAATCTCTCCAGGTAGTCTTAAAAGCACCTCGTCTGACTTTGGCTCTCTGCATCTAGTATCACACGAGCACAAACCCGCTTTGCAGGAGCACAGTGGAGAAGAGGGTTTGAGGCTGATTACTCCCCTCATTAGTATTtaaggaggggagaggaggaggaagaaagagctGCTATAACCACCTGGAGCATGGGGCAGAAAGTCCCAGGTGGCATTAAAACCATTGATATGCGGGATCCTGCGTTCAGCCCCCTGAAGCTGGAGCTACAGGCCCTCAGTCACACCAAGCCATCTCGACTGGACCTGCTGCTGGACATGCCACCTGCCGGCCTGGACGTTCAGGTCCAGCACTCATGGAACAACGATGACCGCTCTCTAAACATCTTCGTCAAGGACGACAACAAGCTGGTGTTTCACAGGCACCCTGTGGCACAGAGCACTGACGCCATTCGGGCGCGTGTTGGCTACACAAGGGGACTGCATGTGTGGGAGATCAACTGGGCTATGCGTCAGAGGGGCACACACGCTGTGGTTGGAGTGGCCACAAGTGACGCCCCGCTACACTCAGTAGGCTACACAGCTTTGGTAGGAAGCAATGCAGAGTCCTGGGGCTGGGACCTGTGCAGGAGTAAACTCTACCAT
This region includes:
- the spsb1 gene encoding SPRY domain-containing SOCS box protein 1, giving the protein MGQKVPGGIKTIDMRDPAFSPLKLELQALSHTKPSRLDLLLDMPPAGLDVQVQHSWNNDDRSLNIFVKDDNKLVFHRHPVAQSTDAIRARVGYTRGLHVWEINWAMRQRGTHAVVGVATSDAPLHSVGYTALVGSNAESWGWDLCRSKLYHDGKNHAGKTYPAFLEPDDTFIIPDSLLVVLDMDEGTLGYIVDGHYLGVAFRGLKGRKLYPVVSAVWGHCEIRIRYINGLDPEPLSLMDLCRRSVRVALGRDRLSEIHRLPLPASLKNYLLYQ